From a region of the Acinetobacter calcoaceticus genome:
- a CDS encoding Lrp/AsnC family transcriptional regulator, translating into MYIELDPIDLKIIALLKQDSRLTNKEIGQRVHRTGQAVGARIAQLMDAGVIKNYTIAVQYNHKQFIHLHLNEQRAFEEIENLVKQYEQIDECFKVMGNACYMIVSHFEPAALNEFIEKLSKWCRYSVETVIREVEKS; encoded by the coding sequence ATGTATATTGAATTAGACCCGATTGATCTAAAAATTATTGCATTGCTCAAACAAGATTCCCGTCTGACAAATAAAGAAATTGGGCAACGTGTCCACCGGACAGGACAGGCAGTAGGAGCCAGAATTGCTCAGTTGATGGATGCAGGTGTCATTAAAAATTACACCATTGCCGTTCAATACAACCATAAACAATTTATTCATTTGCATTTAAATGAACAACGCGCATTTGAAGAAATTGAAAATTTAGTCAAGCAATATGAACAAATAGATGAATGCTTTAAAGTCATGGGAAACGCGTGTTATATGATCGTCAGCCATTTCGAACCCGCAGCATTAAATGAATTTATTGAGAAACTTTCAAAATGGTGTCGCTATTCGGTTGAAACAGTCATTCGAGAGGTTGAGAAATCTTAA
- the sfnG gene encoding dimethylsulfone monooxygenase SfnG, producing the protein MTQLQQPIKFAYWVPNVSGGLVVSNIEQRTDWSYDYNVRLAQAAENNGFEYALTQIRFTAGYGAENQHESVSFSHALLAKTEKLKVIAAILPGPWKPVLAAKQLATIDYLTEGRIAINVVSGWFRGEFDAIGEEWPEHDERYVRSEEFIRTLKGIWTTDNYSFDGKYYQFQNYTLKPKPLQKPYIEVFQGGSSRAARDMASRVSDWYFTNGNTVEEIQKQVEDIRTKAKANNHHVKIGVNAFIIARDTEEEAKTVLQEIIDKANTEAVNAFGDATREAGAASPEQQGNWAKSSFEDLVQYNDGFKTNLIGTPQQIAERIVALKDVGVDLILSGFLHFIEEVEYFGEKVLPLVRQLELQQEKEIEIQAKSA; encoded by the coding sequence ATGACGCAATTACAACAGCCGATTAAATTTGCTTATTGGGTACCAAATGTGAGCGGTGGCCTTGTCGTGAGTAACATCGAACAGCGTACAGACTGGAGTTATGACTACAATGTTCGCCTTGCACAAGCTGCCGAAAACAATGGTTTTGAATATGCACTCACCCAAATTCGTTTTACGGCGGGCTATGGGGCAGAAAATCAGCATGAGTCAGTCAGTTTCAGTCATGCATTACTTGCAAAAACTGAAAAACTTAAGGTCATTGCTGCAATTCTGCCCGGCCCATGGAAACCAGTACTCGCAGCAAAGCAACTTGCAACCATTGATTATTTAACCGAAGGCCGTATTGCCATTAATGTAGTAAGTGGCTGGTTTAGAGGGGAATTTGATGCGATTGGGGAAGAGTGGCCAGAGCATGATGAACGCTACGTCCGCTCTGAAGAATTTATCCGTACGCTAAAAGGAATCTGGACTACAGACAACTATAGCTTCGATGGTAAATACTACCAATTTCAAAACTACACACTTAAACCCAAACCTCTGCAAAAACCTTATATAGAAGTGTTTCAGGGTGGTAGTTCCCGTGCTGCACGTGACATGGCCTCACGTGTTTCTGACTGGTATTTCACCAACGGGAATACAGTAGAAGAGATTCAAAAACAAGTCGAAGACATTCGTACCAAAGCAAAAGCCAACAACCACCATGTCAAAATTGGGGTAAATGCCTTCATTATTGCCAGAGATACCGAAGAAGAAGCAAAAACGGTACTTCAAGAAATTATTGATAAAGCCAACACCGAAGCGGTAAATGCGTTTGGCGATGCAACACGTGAAGCAGGTGCAGCTTCACCAGAGCAACAAGGTAACTGGGCGAAATCAAGTTTTGAAGATCTAGTGCAATATAACGATGGTTTTAAAACCAATTTAATTGGTACACCCCAGCAAATTGCAGAGCGTATTGTGGCTCTTAAAGATGTAGGTGTTGATTTGATTCTTTCTGGATTTTTACATTTCATTGAAGAGGTAGAATATTTTGGGGAAAAAGTTCTACCTCTTGTGCGCCAATTAGAACTTCAACAAGAAAAGGAGATAGAAATTCAAGCCAAATCAGCCTAA